The Kocuria turfanensis genome includes the window CGGTGGACCAGCTCCAGCAGCTGACCACCGACACATTTCCAGAGCCAGCCGCCTGACTCCTACGACGCATCGCCCCGGGGCCCTTCCCGCACCACCCTCACCTTTTCCAGGGCCCCCAATGGTGGAGGCCCCGACCGGCTCCAGGCCCCTGGAGGCCGGCTCCCCCCGGATCGCCGCCTTCACCTAGGGCGCCGGGGCGGAACACCCAGATAAAGCCGCCGCAGTCTGTCCGCGCCGCCGAAGTCTTGAACTGCAGCCGTGGAGTACCGCACGCACTGGCACCCCTCCCACGCTGCCGTGGCGACGCGAAAAAACGAGGCAAGCAAAACGAGGCCTGCGTAACGACTATCTGTGGCGGAAGGAGATCACGCACGGTGTGGTGACGTTCTGCATCGCCAACCCCCGGGGGCCCCACTGTTGTCGACGCCGGACGAATACTGAGCAGATGCGACGGTCGAAAAGTGAGCACTCGACGATTGGAGTGTGATCACTGTGGAAGATTGGGCGTTGATCCGTCGGCTGCATGCCGAGGGGGTGCCGAAGTCCCAGATCGCGTCGCGGCTGGGGATTTCGCGGAACACGGTCGCCAAGGCCGTGGCCGCCTCCCGGCCACCGCGCTACGAGAGGTCCGCCGGGCCCAACGCGTTCACCGATGTCGAGCCGGTCGTGCGGGCGCTGCTGGCCGAGCACCCGTCCATGCCGGCCACGGTGCTGGCCGAGCGGGTGGGGTGGTCGGGGTCCATCACCTGGTTCCGGGACAATCTCCGAGCCATCCGCAGCGAGTACGCCCCGCCCGATCCGGCGGACCGGTTGTTCTACCGTCCCGGGGACCAGGTCCAGTGCGATCTGTGGTTCCCGCCGGCACGGATCCCGCTGGGTGACGCTCAGCAGGGATCACCGCCGGTGCTGGTGATGGTCTGCTCCTCCTCGCGGTTCATCACCGCGGTGATGATTCCCTCGCGCACCACCGGTGATCTGCTGGCCGGGATGTGGCACCTGGTGGTCGAGCAGATCCAGGGCGTGCCGCGGCGGTGGGTCTGGGACAACGAGTCCGGCATCGGTCGCGGGGGCCGCCCGGCCGAGGGGGTGGTCGCGTTCATGGGCACGATGGCGGCAACCCTGGTGCAGCTCAAGCCCTACGACCCGGAGTCCAAGGGCATCGTGGAGAGGGCCAACGGCTATCTCGAGACCTCGTTCCTGCCCGGGCGCAGTTTCGCTTCCCCGGCCGACTTCAACGCCCAACTGCGCCAGTGGCTGGTGGGTGCCAACACCCGGCGGGTGCGGGCCATCGCCGCCCGGCCGGCGGAGCTGATCGCCGCTGATCGGGCCGCGATGCTCCCTGTGCCGCCGGTCGCCCCGGCGATCGGGCACCGCTGGTGGGTGCGGCTGGGTCGGGACTACTACGTGCGGGTCGCCGGCAACGACTACTCCGTGGACCCGACCGTGATCGGGGCCATGGTCGAGGTCACCGCTGACCTGGATCGGGTGCTCGTGCGTCACCAGGGCCGGGTCGTGGCCGAGCACGCGCGCTGCTGGGCAAGGGCGACCACGGTCACCGACCCGGCGCACGTGGCTACCGCTGCGGTGCTGCGCCGGGCCTACCAGCAGCGCCCGCACCCGGGCGCCGAGGCGGATCCGCTGGTGCGGGATCTGGCCGACTACGACCGCGCGTTCGGGATCGAGGTCGCCTGATGGCCACCACACCGGCCGAGACGGCCAAGACCCTGGAGTACCTCACCGCCTCGTTGAAGGCCCCACGGATCCGTGAGGCCGCCGCCCGGATCGCCGACACTGCCCGTGCGGGGCACTGGTCCTACGAGGAGTACCTGGCCGCCGTCCTCGAGCGCGAGGTCGCCGCCCGCAATGCCTCCGGGGCCCGGCTGCGGATCACTGCCGCAGGCTTCCCCGCGATCAAGACCGCCGAGGACTTCGACTTCACTGCCCAGACGGCGATCACCCACACCGACTACGCCGCGATGGCCTCGGGCCGGTACCTGGCCGAGGCCGGCAACATCGTGCTCCTCGGGCCCCCAGGCACCGGCAAGACCCACCTGGCCACGGCCCTGGGCATCACCGCCTGCCAGCAGGGCCACCGGGTGCTCTACGCCACCGCCGTGGACTGGATCCACCGGCTCAAGGGCGCCCACGACACCGGGCGCCTGGACGCAGAGCTGCGCAAGCTGGGCCGGTACCGGCTGATCATCATCGACGAGGTCGGCTACCTGCCCTTCGAGCAAGAGGCCGCGAACCTGTTCTTCCAGCTCGTCTCGACCCGCTACGAGAAGGCCTCGCTGATCCTCACCAGCAACTTGCCCTTCGCCCGCTGGGGCGAGGTCTTCGGCGACGTCACCATCGCCGCGGCCATGATCGACCGCATCGTCCACCACGCCGAGGTCCACACCCTCAAAGGCGCCAGCTACCGACTCAAGACCTTGGGCACCGACTCCCTGCCCAGCACCACCCACCAGACCAACTAGCGACATCCACTGCTCACTTTTGGGCCGTCGCTACTGCTCACTTTTCGACCGTCGTTGACAACTGTCCGGCGACCACGGACGGAGAGGCTGCACACCCGGACCCGAGCCCCGATAGTTTTCACCCTCGGCGTGAGAGCCCGTCCCCAATGCAGGGGACAATACCCTGGGTTCACGCTCGTGCGACAAGCCGGACACACTGCCGCAGGTCGATGAGGGCGATTCCCCAGCAGCGGTAAGAGGTCCAGCGACATGCCTTGACGGCGGCGTGCCGCACGTTTTCGGACACAAACCGGGAAGTTGTCCCCCGACCTGGCGACATGGAGTTCGCATCTGTAATCTCCCGATGGGAAGTTCCCTTGCTTTCCCTCCCCCCTCAGGTGGATCCCCCTGAAATCCATCTCTTGGCAGATTCGAGCGATCATGACCCTTCGCAACACGTTCTTCGCCACCGGTACCGCGGCCGCACTGGCCACCGGTGGACTGTTCCTTTCGGCCGCCCCGGCAGCGGCCGCTCCCGGCGACCCGGCGTGCGTGGCCGCGGAGGCCGAGCTGCGCGCGGCCCTGGAGCGGGCCGGCCTGGAGGCTGCGCTCGTCGACGAGCTGGAGGCCGCGGTCGATGCGGTGATCACCGCCCAGGCCGAGCGCGACGCCCTGGCCGTGGCCGCCGCCGAGTCGCTGACCGCTCTGGAGGAGGCCGAGGCGAATCTGGCCGCAGCAGTCGAGGCCGCCGCCGTGGTGGACATCGAGACCGCTGAGGCCGAAGTGGCCACCGCCCAGGACGCCGTGGACGCCGCCGCCGCCGAGCTCACCGAGGCCGAGGCGGCCCTGGCTGTGGAGGTGGATGCCTACGAGGAGGTGGTGGCCGCCGCCCAGGCCGAGCTCGACGCCGCAGTGGACACCCAGGAGACGACGCAGGAGGAGCTGGCCGCCGCCCAGGACGCCCTGATCACGGCCGAGGCCGACCTCGACGCCGCGGTCACTGCCCAGGAGACCCTGGACGCCGCTCTGGCCGCCCAGGTCGAGGCCGACGCCGCCGTGGCTCCGGCCCAGGACGCCCTGGATGCCGCGGTGGCCGCCCAGGTCGAGGCCGACGCCTCCGTGGCTCCGGCCCAGGATGCCCTGGACGCCGCGGTGGCCGCCCAGGTCGAGGCGCAGGCCGCGGTGGACGCCGCCCAGGGTGAGCTGGACGCGGCGGTGGCCGTGCAGGCCGACGCCGACGCCGACGTGGCTGCTGCCCAGGGTCAGCTGGATGCGGCGGTGGCTGTGCAGGCCGAGGCCAACGCGGACCTGGCGGCGGCTGTGGCCGCCCGTGACGCCGCACTGGCTGATGAGGACCCGGACAACGACGCGGCCGCCGAGCAGGCCGTCGTGGACGCCCAGGCCGCGGTGGACGCGGCGGACGCGGCGGTGACCGAGGCGCAGGTGGCGCTGAGCGCCGCCGAGGGCGTGGCCACGGACGCGGCCGCCCTGGTCGCCGTGGAGCAGGGTGAGCTCGCTGCGGCCCAGGCCACCCTGGATGCCGCTGCCGCGGTGACCACCGAGGCCCAGACCGGCCTGGATGCGGCCCTGACCACCCAGGCCGCCGCTGACGCGGCGGTGGCCACCGCCCAGGCCGAGCTGGACGCGGCCCTGGCTGCCCGGGCCGAGGCGGACGCGGCGGTGGCCGCCGCCGAGCTGGCGGTCCAGGACGCCGGCACCGTGGCCGACGCGCAGGCGGCGGTCGAGATCGCGATCGGTGACCGGGATGCCGCCCAGGCGGACCTGGAGGAGGCCAACACCGCGGTGGCCGAGGCCGAGGCCGCCCTGGCGGAGGCCCAGGTCGAGCCCGAAGCGCTGGTGGAGGCCCGTGCGGAGGTCACCGCCGCCCAGGAGGACCTCGCCGCCGCCCAGGCGGCCCGGGCACAGGCCCAGGCCGAGCTGGACGCCCAGCTGGGCCTGCTGGCCGAGGTGGAGGCCGCTGAGGAAGACTTCGTGGCTGCGCAGGAGAACTTCGAGCTGGCCCTGGCGGCCGCGGTCGAAGCCCAGCTGGCCCTGGACGCGACCATCGAGGAACTGGCCGACCTGCGGCTGGCCCTGGGCGAGGTCGGGGTGGACGTGGCCGAGCTGGAGGCCTTGTTCGAGGCGGCCCTCACCACCTGCGCTACCGGGGTGGACATCGACATCGACACCGACACCGGTGTCATCTCCGGCCCGCCCGCCACCCCGGGGGCACCGTGGTCCCCGGGCACGACCCCGACCACCTGGGTGCCCGGCTCCTCGATGCACAGCACCACGGTGTACGGCACCAACCAGGGGATGAACGTGCAGACCGCCGGCACCGGCACCA containing:
- the istA gene encoding IS21 family transposase, producing MITVEDWALIRRLHAEGVPKSQIASRLGISRNTVAKAVAASRPPRYERSAGPNAFTDVEPVVRALLAEHPSMPATVLAERVGWSGSITWFRDNLRAIRSEYAPPDPADRLFYRPGDQVQCDLWFPPARIPLGDAQQGSPPVLVMVCSSSRFITAVMIPSRTTGDLLAGMWHLVVEQIQGVPRRWVWDNESGIGRGGRPAEGVVAFMGTMAATLVQLKPYDPESKGIVERANGYLETSFLPGRSFASPADFNAQLRQWLVGANTRRVRAIAARPAELIAADRAAMLPVPPVAPAIGHRWWVRLGRDYYVRVAGNDYSVDPTVIGAMVEVTADLDRVLVRHQGRVVAEHARCWARATTVTDPAHVATAAVLRRAYQQRPHPGAEADPLVRDLADYDRAFGIEVA
- a CDS encoding coiled-coil domain-containing protein, yielding MTLRNTFFATGTAAALATGGLFLSAAPAAAAPGDPACVAAEAELRAALERAGLEAALVDELEAAVDAVITAQAERDALAVAAAESLTALEEAEANLAAAVEAAAVVDIETAEAEVATAQDAVDAAAAELTEAEAALAVEVDAYEEVVAAAQAELDAAVDTQETTQEELAAAQDALITAEADLDAAVTAQETLDAALAAQVEADAAVAPAQDALDAAVAAQVEADASVAPAQDALDAAVAAQVEAQAAVDAAQGELDAAVAVQADADADVAAAQGQLDAAVAVQAEANADLAAAVAARDAALADEDPDNDAAAEQAVVDAQAAVDAADAAVTEAQVALSAAEGVATDAAALVAVEQGELAAAQATLDAAAAVTTEAQTGLDAALTTQAAADAAVATAQAELDAALAARAEADAAVAAAELAVQDAGTVADAQAAVEIAIGDRDAAQADLEEANTAVAEAEAALAEAQVEPEALVEARAEVTAAQEDLAAAQAARAQAQAELDAQLGLLAEVEAAEEDFVAAQENFELALAAAVEAQLALDATIEELADLRLALGEVGVDVAELEALFEAALTTCATGVDIDIDTDTGVISGPPATPGAPWSPGTTPTTWVPGSSMHSTTVYGTNQGMNVQTAGTGTTATEDGSTGLGVALTGAGLLAATGLVLRRRFSAQS
- the istB gene encoding IS21-like element helper ATPase IstB; the protein is MATTPAETAKTLEYLTASLKAPRIREAAARIADTARAGHWSYEEYLAAVLEREVAARNASGARLRITAAGFPAIKTAEDFDFTAQTAITHTDYAAMASGRYLAEAGNIVLLGPPGTGKTHLATALGITACQQGHRVLYATAVDWIHRLKGAHDTGRLDAELRKLGRYRLIIIDEVGYLPFEQEAANLFFQLVSTRYEKASLILTSNLPFARWGEVFGDVTIAAAMIDRIVHHAEVHTLKGASYRLKTLGTDSLPSTTHQTN